From one Zhongshania sp. R06B22 genomic stretch:
- a CDS encoding cold-shock protein codes for MSTTTGTVKWFNESKGFGFIEQESGPDVFAHFSAISGSGFKTLVEGQRVQFTVTQGQKGPQAENIVAL; via the coding sequence ATGTCTACTACTACTGGCACAGTAAAATGGTTCAACGAATCTAAAGGCTTTGGCTTCATCGAGCAAGAATCTGGCCCAGACGTTTTCGCTCACTTCAGCGCAATCTCTGGTTCAGGCTTCAAAACTTTGGTTGAAGGCCAGCGCGTACAGTTCACTGTTACTCAAGGACAAAAAGGTCCTCAAGCAGAGAACATCGTAGCACTGTAA
- the gtfA gene encoding sucrose phosphorylase, which translates to MALRNAVQLICYPNRLGNNLKDLHTVIEKHFSEAIGGVHILPFFPSNADAGFSPLTHKEVDPEYGDWDDIERISVKYDLCCDVTVNHISDESEEFKDFVAKGYDSEYADLFVHVDKFGEISPDDLAKIHIRKEKEPFRRVDFADGSTGRVWCTFTEHQIDLNYESDQTFQLMENYIGFLAQRGVKLFRLDAFGYTTKRIGTSCFLVEPDVYRNLDWINSVAQLHGAEVLPEVHDHSSYQYAISRRNMHPYGFALPPLLLFSLLDANSVYLKNWLRMCPRNMVTVLDTHDGICIPDVEGVLPEEKIRALIDNISSRSADPILRRSAANIHSVGAIYQLTCTFYDALMRNDDAYLAARAIQFFSPGIPQVYYVGLLAGCNDNELMEETGELRDINRHFYTMNEVDEAVEQPVVQRLLALMRFRSNYPAFDGHFELGYSNDSSVSMAWRHGDYYCHLFVDLNFNTSSITYLDEESLAECRLQC; encoded by the coding sequence ATGGCCTTGCGCAATGCTGTGCAGTTAATTTGTTATCCCAATCGTCTTGGTAATAATCTTAAAGATTTACACACTGTCATTGAGAAGCATTTTTCGGAAGCGATAGGTGGCGTGCATATACTGCCTTTTTTTCCGTCCAATGCTGATGCGGGATTTTCGCCATTGACCCACAAAGAAGTCGATCCGGAATACGGTGATTGGGACGATATAGAGCGAATTTCGGTAAAATATGACCTCTGTTGCGATGTCACCGTCAATCATATTTCTGACGAATCTGAGGAGTTTAAGGACTTCGTTGCCAAGGGCTACGATTCTGAATATGCCGATCTCTTTGTGCATGTCGATAAGTTTGGTGAGATCAGTCCTGATGATCTAGCAAAAATTCATATCCGCAAGGAGAAGGAGCCGTTTCGGCGGGTGGACTTTGCCGACGGCAGCACCGGCCGAGTTTGGTGTACCTTTACCGAGCATCAGATTGATTTAAATTATGAATCTGATCAGACCTTTCAGCTGATGGAGAATTATATCGGTTTTCTCGCCCAGCGCGGGGTGAAGTTATTCCGCCTTGATGCCTTTGGATATACGACCAAGCGTATTGGCACGAGTTGTTTTTTGGTTGAACCGGATGTCTACCGCAACCTCGATTGGATCAATAGTGTTGCCCAGTTGCACGGCGCGGAGGTCTTGCCAGAGGTGCATGATCACAGCAGTTATCAGTACGCTATCAGCCGCCGTAATATGCATCCCTATGGTTTTGCCTTGCCGCCGCTGTTGCTGTTTTCGCTACTTGATGCCAATAGCGTTTACCTAAAGAACTGGCTGCGAATGTGTCCGCGCAATATGGTCACGGTGCTTGATACCCACGACGGCATTTGTATTCCGGATGTGGAAGGGGTGTTGCCGGAAGAAAAGATCCGCGCCTTGATCGATAATATTTCCAGTCGCAGTGCCGACCCCATACTGCGGCGCTCGGCGGCTAATATTCACAGTGTTGGCGCTATCTACCAGCTGACGTGTACCTTTTACGATGCCTTGATGCGCAACGATGATGCCTATTTGGCAGCGCGTGCGATCCAGTTTTTCTCGCCAGGTATTCCGCAGGTTTACTACGTTGGCCTGTTGGCGGGCTGCAATGACAATGAATTGATGGAGGAGACGGGTGAGCTACGGGATATTAACCGTCATTTCTATACAATGAACGAAGTGGATGAGGCAGTTGAGCAGCCGGTGGTGCAGCGATTGCTTGCTCTGATGCGCTTTAGAAGTAATTACCCCGCATTTGATGGTCATTTTGAGCTGGGCTACTCCAATGATTCCAGCGTCTCAATGGCATGGCGGCATGGCGATTATTACTGCCATCTCTTCGTCGACTTGAATTTTAATACTTCTAGCATTACTTATCTGGATGAGGAGTCCTTGGCGGAATGTCGCCTGCAGTGTTGA